GCAGGCCGAATTCCTTGGCGGTCAGTTCCACTGCCTTCTTGCTGACGCTGACCACATGGCGTTCTCCGTCCAGAGTTATCTTTCCGTAGTTCAAAACGGCCTTGGCTTCCTCCGGCGGCTGGTTGCGGCGGAAGACGGCCCGGATCCGGGCCATCAGTTCCTTGGGGCTGAAAGGCTTGGTTAGGTAGTCGTCGGCCCCCATCTCCAGGCCCACGATCTTGTCGGTCTCCTCGGCTTTGGCGGTCAGCATGATGATGGGCAGCCTTTTGGTGGCCGGCTCGGAACGGAGGATCCGGCAAAGCTCCAGGCCGTCCATCCCGGGCAGCATCAGGTCAAGCACCAGCAGGTCCGGGGGCTGGCGGCGGATGCGCTCCAGCGCCCGTTGGCCGTCGGAAATGGACTCGGACCTGAAGCCGTCCTTTTTAAGGTAATGCTCCACCAGGTCGGCGATGTCCCGCTCGTCCTCCACTATATAAATAAGTTTCGCCATAAGTACCCCCGGTTAAAATTGCTTTTCTACAAAACCGTTATATTACAATGATAATAAAAAACAGGGCCAATGTAAAGTGAAAAAGAGGTGAATCTGGTGTTAAGCCGGAGTTAACTTGCCGCCAAACCATTTCACATTAAATTAACACAGGCCATACGGGGAAGAAACGCGGTTGGATTATATTTGGGACGTAAACTTAAAGGACTGGTTAGAATGAAAAACGAAGCGTCATTTCTAGTACGGTATGGGGTGATCTTAGTGGGAGTATTTTATATATTGCTATTGTCCGGATTGTTCGTTTTAAAAGAAATCTGCGGACCTGAACCAGTCAGGCAAAACCGGCTGCCAAGCCGAAGCCCGAAAATAGGAGGCAATTAATATGGGTAAAGCGGACCTTCACATTCACACCAACTATTCGGACGGTTCCGCCACCGTGATGCAGGTGCTGCGGCGGGCGGTGGAAATGGGACTGGATACCATAGCCATCACCGACCACAATGAGATCGCCGGGGCCGTAAAGGCACGGGAACTGGCGGAGCGGTGGGGGCTAAAAATTGATGTGATATTAGGGGAAGAGATCACCACCTCGGACGGGCATGTGGTGGGCCTTTTCCTGAAAGAAAGGATCCGGCCCCTGATGACAGCCCAGGCCACGGTGGACGAGATCCACCGCCAGGGCGGGTTGGCGGTAGCGGTGCACCCGTTCTCACTTTGGCTCAAGCTTTTCAAATGCGGCGGGGTGGGACGGCTGGCGGATCGGCTTCAATTCGACGCGCTGGAGGTGGCCAACGGCGCCTTAACCGAAACTTTCAGCAACCGGTACACCAAGGCCTATAACAATAAGGTGGCAAAGCTGGCCGGAGTTGGCGGCTCAGACGCCCATACCATAGAGGCTTTGGGTCAGGCATATACGGTGTTTCCCGGCCGGGGAGCGGCCTGGTTAAGGAAATCCATCACCCATAAAGCCACCAGAGATGTAATAACCGGCTCCCAGTTTAAAGCTCTGCTGGATTTCATCGGCGAACACTTAAAAGGAAAGCTGGCGTTGTACGGCTCCCAGGGCGGAGGCTTGGGACAGACGGAACCGGTTTAACATACTTTTAATCTGGCGGGAAAGCGGACGAAATATTACAAATATATAATGGCGACAGTAAACTGCAAGCAGGAAAATAAAAAAATGAAAAAGAAAGGAACCACCATGGGATTCAACAAGGTCGTTTTAACAGGATTGGCGCTGCTGGCCGCCGCCAGCTTGGCCTCGGCCCAGACGGCCAGGAAGGCCAAACCGGATACCACGGTAATGGAACTGAAAAAACAGGTGGAATACCTGGGTTCAACGGTCAATGTCTTGAATCAGCAGTTGAGCGCGACCAAGTTGCAGATTGACCAGATGTCTTCCACTGCCGGGCAGAACGCCAATGCCGAAGAGCAGGTGTCTGTGGTCTCCGACCGGGTGAACGGGCTGGATGAAAGGCTGCTGACTGCCGAAAGCTCCATAGCGGGGCTGAGCAAGCTTAAGGTTTCGGGCTATCTCCAGACCAGGTTTGAATACTTCAAGAACATCAAGATAGACACCCTGCCCAACGCCGCAGACAAGGGCGCCGACTCCAGCTGGTTCTACGTCCGCCGGGGCCGGATCAAATTCGTTTATACACCCAGCACCACCTCCCAGTATTGTATCTACCCCGACTTCTCCAAGAATACGGTTTCCCTGAAAGAGGCCTGGGTAACCCTGTCCGAACCCTGGACCCCGATGGGCTTCAAACTGACCATGGGCCAGATGAACTGGCCGTTCG
This genomic stretch from bacterium harbors:
- a CDS encoding response regulator transcription factor → MAKLIYIVEDERDIADLVEHYLKKDGFRSESISDGQRALERIRRQPPDLLVLDLMLPGMDGLELCRILRSEPATKRLPIIMLTAKAEETDKIVGLEMGADDYLTKPFSPKELMARIRAVFRRNQPPEEAKAVLNYGKITLDGERHVVSVSKKAVELTAKEFGLLEYLLKRPGRVLSREQILNAVWGQDYYGGNRTVDVHIRHLRKKIPLLDAAILTVKSFGYKIKEEE
- a CDS encoding CehA/McbA family metallohydrolase, encoding MGKADLHIHTNYSDGSATVMQVLRRAVEMGLDTIAITDHNEIAGAVKARELAERWGLKIDVILGEEITTSDGHVVGLFLKERIRPLMTAQATVDEIHRQGGLAVAVHPFSLWLKLFKCGGVGRLADRLQFDALEVANGALTETFSNRYTKAYNNKVAKLAGVGGSDAHTIEALGQAYTVFPGRGAAWLRKSITHKATRDVITGSQFKALLDFIGEHLKGKLALYGSQGGGLGQTEPV